The following are encoded together in the Mesoterricola sediminis genome:
- a CDS encoding A/G-specific adenine glycosylase: MEPSAASLLAPLAPWFDAVRRPLPWRAGDLDAPHPDPYAVLVSELMLQQTQVATVIPYFERWMARFPDAQALAGASEEAVHALWAGLGYYRRARNLQAAARAVAEGGFPRDLAGLQALPGLGPYTAAAVAAQAFQLPAPALDGNAFRVTARLLGLREDPRRLAAELRAWLIPALEAHGPSRMTQALMELGATVCVPAARCGACPLAEACEARRLGLQAVIPPAQPKAKVTEVDLVLAAIRHGDAWLLRPPAARGLLAGLWSWPAAPIAAGDGPSPTPPMGWEATLLPGWTQVYTHRRERVRPLLVRAPELAAPQGFAWVPAERLGTLPMGRRDQRLRGLLEGPVGLLPPDGETWKALLGLLGLG, translated from the coding sequence ATGGAACCCTCAGCCGCCAGCCTGTTAGCTCCTCTCGCGCCCTGGTTCGACGCGGTGCGGCGGCCCCTGCCCTGGCGCGCCGGCGACCTGGACGCGCCCCATCCCGATCCCTACGCCGTGCTGGTTTCGGAGCTCATGCTCCAGCAGACGCAGGTGGCCACGGTGATCCCGTACTTCGAGCGCTGGATGGCGCGGTTCCCGGACGCCCAGGCCCTGGCCGGCGCCTCCGAGGAGGCGGTGCACGCCCTCTGGGCCGGCCTCGGCTACTACCGCCGCGCCCGCAACCTCCAGGCGGCGGCCCGCGCCGTGGCCGAGGGCGGTTTTCCCCGCGACCTGGCGGGGCTCCAGGCCCTCCCGGGCCTCGGCCCCTACACCGCCGCCGCCGTGGCCGCCCAGGCCTTCCAGCTCCCCGCGCCGGCCCTGGACGGCAACGCCTTCCGCGTCACCGCTCGTCTGCTTGGACTCCGGGAGGACCCGCGTCGGCTGGCCGCTGAGCTCCGCGCCTGGCTCATCCCCGCCCTGGAGGCCCACGGCCCCTCCCGCATGACCCAGGCCCTCATGGAACTGGGCGCCACCGTGTGCGTCCCAGCCGCCCGCTGTGGCGCCTGCCCCCTGGCGGAGGCCTGCGAGGCCCGGCGCCTGGGCCTCCAGGCCGTCATTCCCCCCGCCCAGCCCAAGGCCAAGGTCACCGAGGTGGACCTGGTCCTGGCGGCCATCCGCCACGGCGACGCCTGGCTGCTGCGCCCTCCCGCGGCCCGGGGCCTCCTCGCCGGTCTGTGGAGCTGGCCCGCCGCGCCCATCGCGGCCGGGGACGGCCCGTCGCCCACGCCGCCGATGGGCTGGGAGGCCACCCTCCTGCCCGGCTGGACCCAGGTCTACACCCACCGCCGCGAGCGCGTCCGCCCCCTCCTCGTGCGGGCCCCGGAGCTGGCGGCCCCCCAGGGCTTCGCCTGGGTCCCCGCCGAGCGCCTGGGAACCCTGCCCATGGGCCGCCGCGACCAGCGCCTGCGGGGCCTCCTGGAGGGCCCCGTGGGCCTCCTGCCGCCCGATGGGGAGACCTGGAAGGCGCTGCTCGGGTTGCTCGGGTTGGGTTAG
- a CDS encoding isoaspartyl peptidase/L-asparaginase family protein yields the protein MIRLALLLLAGALAFAQAPFGLVVHGGAGSVTAQRYPPPADKPYRDGLERALAAGYAILEKGGSAVDAVEAAVRVLEEDPHFNAGIGATVTRAGTHELDAAIMDGATLKAGAVAGLQHVKSPIGLARLVMDRTPHVLLIGEGAEAFARSQGLEPVPNTFFRTPAQWEAYQKAHKPVTRDTVGAVALDRKGNLAAATSTGGMLDKLPGRVGDAPLIGAGTYADNRTCAVSCTGWGEFFIRAAVAHDVSARMEYKGDALAKAAADALDKATRMGGPGGLIALDAQGHYTLPFTTPGMFRAVRLSTGVHEVKLFGGA from the coding sequence ATGATCCGCCTCGCCCTCCTGCTCCTCGCCGGCGCCCTGGCCTTCGCCCAGGCCCCCTTCGGCCTCGTCGTCCACGGCGGGGCCGGGAGCGTCACCGCCCAGCGCTACCCCCCGCCGGCGGACAAGCCCTACCGCGACGGGCTCGAGCGGGCCCTGGCCGCGGGCTACGCCATCCTGGAGAAGGGCGGCAGCGCCGTGGACGCGGTGGAGGCCGCGGTGCGGGTGCTCGAGGAGGATCCCCACTTCAACGCCGGCATCGGCGCCACCGTCACCCGCGCGGGCACCCACGAGCTGGACGCCGCCATCATGGACGGGGCCACCCTCAAGGCCGGCGCGGTGGCGGGCCTCCAGCACGTGAAGAGCCCCATCGGGCTGGCCCGCCTCGTCATGGACCGCACGCCCCATGTGCTCCTGATCGGGGAGGGGGCCGAGGCCTTCGCCCGGAGCCAGGGCCTGGAGCCGGTGCCCAACACCTTCTTCCGCACGCCGGCGCAGTGGGAGGCCTACCAGAAGGCCCACAAGCCCGTGACCCGGGACACCGTGGGGGCCGTGGCCCTGGACCGGAAGGGGAACCTGGCCGCGGCCACCTCCACCGGCGGGATGCTGGACAAGCTGCCGGGACGGGTGGGGGACGCGCCGCTCATCGGGGCCGGCACCTACGCCGACAACCGCACCTGCGCCGTCTCCTGCACGGGCTGGGGGGAGTTCTTCATCCGCGCCGCCGTGGCCCACGATGTGTCGGCCCGCATGGAGTACAAGGGCGACGCCCTCGCCAAGGCCGCGGCGGACGCCCTGGACAAGGCGACCCGCATGGGCGGCCCGGGCGGCCTCATCGCCCTGGACGCCCAGGGGCATTACACCCTCCCCTTCACGACCCCCGGCATGTTCCGGGCGGTGCGCCTGAGCACCGGCGTGCACGAGGTGAAGCTGTTCGGGGGGGCGTGA
- the ruvA gene encoding Holliday junction branch migration protein RuvA — MIGRLRGLLIQKTTGSALVECGGVGYVCAISLGTYGLLPEEGQEAVLHVETLLRENDLSLLGFATREERQFYRLLVKVEGVGPKLALAALGALPLADLVQAVRGRDVKALTRIPGVGKKTAEKLCFELSEKLGGIVGLDGLGEAAGPKDAWESDLLSALTNLGFKDEVVRPVVKELAAEKAPLPQALRLALKALQR; from the coding sequence ATGATCGGACGCCTGAGAGGACTGCTCATCCAGAAGACCACCGGCTCGGCCCTGGTGGAATGCGGCGGCGTGGGCTACGTCTGCGCCATCTCCCTGGGCACGTACGGCCTGCTGCCCGAGGAGGGCCAGGAGGCGGTGCTCCACGTGGAGACCCTGCTGCGGGAGAACGACCTGAGCCTGCTGGGCTTCGCCACCCGGGAGGAGCGCCAGTTCTACCGGCTCCTCGTGAAGGTGGAGGGCGTCGGCCCCAAGCTGGCCCTGGCCGCCCTGGGGGCCCTGCCCCTGGCGGACCTCGTCCAGGCCGTGCGCGGGCGGGACGTCAAGGCCCTGACCCGCATCCCCGGGGTGGGCAAGAAGACCGCGGAGAAGCTCTGCTTCGAACTGTCGGAGAAGCTGGGCGGCATCGTGGGCCTGGACGGGCTCGGCGAGGCCGCCGGCCCGAAGGACGCCTGGGAATCCGACCTCCTCTCCGCCCTCACCAACCTGGGCTTCAAGGACGAGGTCGTGCGGCCCGTGGTGAAGGAACTCGCGGCCGAGAAGGCCCCCCTGCCCCAGGCCCTCCGCCTCGCCCTCAAGGCCCTCCAGCGATGA
- a CDS encoding aspartate:alanine exchanger family transporter: MSFLVHLLAHNPLLLLFAVVALGYPISKIKIAGASFGIASILFAGIALGALVVTPDLDPALKKDVSREMKLIYELGLAVFVYAMGLAIAHSFWASFSKEGIKKNLTVAAVMLTGTVLVIGLSRLLHFDGRYAAGLLAGTFTNMPALAGVIEAVKRTTSDTMAIAQPTVASAIAYPIGVLVPMLSIPLSRRLFKVDVQKEAEGLRGYNAGCSRLLARTIEVTERGEGKTHVDLREQANCKVVFNRLKRNDHFIMAPLDLALRSGDLLVIVGAPEDIDRAIAFLGRDADVALQHDISEYDSTRVFVSNHDMIGRPLRDLQLPERHNCMISRLRRGDVWSVPDADTVLELGDRIRVMTARDNIPAVEELFGDSYRELSEASFLTFAMGLALGLAVGQIPFPLGHGIVFKLGFAGGPLVVGLILGRFHRLGHFIWNIPYSANHTVRQFGLVLFAAGIGVISGEGFRQILSRNLAWLPIFLGGAFIVATVADALAYWIGHKLFRIPLNVLFGIVAGTHTQPVVLGYATQQSRNDLPNVGFAAVYPLATILKIVLAQALLVLAG; the protein is encoded by the coding sequence ATGTCCTTTCTCGTCCACCTGCTGGCCCATAATCCCCTCCTCCTCCTCTTCGCGGTCGTCGCCCTGGGGTACCCGATCTCCAAGATCAAGATCGCCGGGGCCTCCTTCGGCATCGCGAGCATCCTCTTCGCGGGCATCGCGCTGGGCGCGCTCGTGGTGACCCCGGACCTGGATCCGGCCCTCAAGAAGGACGTCTCCCGCGAGATGAAGCTCATCTACGAGCTCGGCCTGGCCGTGTTCGTCTACGCCATGGGCCTCGCCATCGCCCACAGCTTCTGGGCCTCCTTCAGCAAGGAGGGCATCAAGAAGAACCTCACCGTGGCGGCCGTGATGCTCACCGGAACCGTCCTGGTGATCGGCCTCTCGCGGCTGCTCCACTTCGACGGGCGCTACGCCGCGGGCCTCCTGGCCGGCACCTTCACGAACATGCCGGCCCTCGCCGGCGTCATCGAGGCCGTGAAGCGCACCACGTCCGACACCATGGCCATCGCGCAGCCCACCGTGGCCAGCGCCATTGCCTATCCCATCGGCGTGCTGGTGCCCATGCTGAGCATCCCCCTCAGCCGCCGCCTGTTCAAGGTCGACGTCCAGAAGGAGGCCGAGGGCCTCCGCGGCTACAACGCGGGCTGCTCCCGGCTCCTGGCGCGCACCATCGAGGTGACCGAGCGCGGGGAAGGGAAGACCCACGTGGACCTGCGGGAGCAGGCCAACTGCAAGGTCGTGTTCAACCGCCTGAAGCGGAACGACCACTTCATCATGGCGCCCCTGGACCTGGCCCTGCGCAGCGGCGACCTCCTCGTCATCGTCGGCGCCCCCGAGGACATCGACCGCGCCATCGCCTTCCTCGGCCGGGACGCGGACGTGGCCCTCCAGCACGACATCAGCGAATACGATTCCACCCGCGTGTTCGTGAGCAACCACGACATGATCGGCCGGCCCCTGCGCGACCTTCAGCTGCCGGAACGCCACAACTGCATGATCAGCCGCCTCCGCCGCGGGGACGTGTGGTCCGTGCCCGACGCCGACACCGTCCTCGAGCTGGGGGACCGCATCCGCGTCATGACCGCCCGCGACAACATCCCCGCCGTGGAGGAGCTCTTCGGGGACAGCTACCGCGAGCTCTCCGAGGCCAGCTTCCTCACCTTCGCCATGGGCCTGGCCCTGGGCCTCGCAGTCGGGCAGATCCCCTTCCCCCTGGGCCACGGCATCGTCTTCAAGCTCGGCTTCGCCGGAGGTCCGCTCGTGGTGGGCCTCATCCTCGGGCGCTTCCACCGGCTCGGCCACTTCATCTGGAACATCCCCTACAGCGCCAACCACACCGTCCGGCAGTTCGGCCTGGTGCTCTTCGCGGCGGGCATCGGCGTCATCTCCGGCGAGGGGTTCCGGCAGATTCTCTCCCGCAACCTCGCCTGGCTCCCCATCTTCCTCGGTGGGGCGTTCATCGTGGCCACCGTGGCGGACGCCCTGGCCTACTGGATCGGCCACAAGCTCTTCCGCATCCCCCTCAACGTCCTCTTCGGGATCGTCGCCGGCACCCACACCCAGCCCGTCGTGCTGGGCTACGCCACCCAGCAGTCCCGCAATGATCTGCCCAACGTGGGCTTCGCCGCGGTCTACCCCCTGGCCACGATCCTGAAGATCGTTCTGGCCCAGGCCCTGCTGGTCCTCGCGGGCTGA
- the secG gene encoding preprotein translocase subunit SecG, with the protein MNGFLLTLYVIVSLLLIGVILLQPGSKGGGLGATFGGGGANSAFGARGAAPFLAKFTYWLAGIFMVVCLVIEVLIVRQNRSVLDRTSSKAPATKAAPAPVPVPAVPAPVDPAKK; encoded by the coding sequence ATGAACGGATTCCTCCTGACCCTCTATGTGATCGTGAGCCTGCTGCTCATCGGCGTGATCCTCCTCCAGCCCGGATCCAAGGGCGGCGGCCTGGGCGCGACCTTCGGCGGCGGGGGAGCCAACTCCGCGTTCGGCGCCCGCGGCGCCGCGCCTTTCCTCGCCAAGTTCACCTACTGGCTGGCAGGCATCTTCATGGTCGTCTGCCTTGTCATCGAGGTGCTGATCGTGCGCCAGAACCGCTCCGTCCTGGACCGCACCTCCTCCAAGGCGCCGGCCACCAAGGCCGCTCCGGCCCCGGTTCCGGTCCCCGCCGTTCCCGCGCCGGTCGATCCCGCCAAAAAGTGA
- the purD gene encoding phosphoribosylamine--glycine ligase yields MRILIVGSGGREHAMALRLVSGDRPVELFAAPGSDAIAALGTCLPFGAEDVAGIAAWCGEHRPGLVVVGPEAPLVAGLADAVRALGIPVFGHDAATARLEGSKAFAKAFMEAHRIPCARSLTFSEPGPARAAVEAWEWGLPIVLKADGLAAGKGVVLAASREEALATLDAFMAGQFGDASRTVVLEEPLTGMELSLHVLVDAGPDRAAYAMLPPCQDHKRIGDGDQGPNTGGMGAFGPIPFLAPEDLERMRAELVEPTVRGLRAEGLAGRGVLFLGVMWTPAGPKLLEYNVRFGDPETQVLMQLLDEDLAGLLLEVAEGRLEGRALRLRPGCAISVVLAAEGYPGTPRKGVPIDLGAPEGVTVIHAGTRRTPQGWVTDGGRVLNLATTAPDLAAARARIAAALAEVRWPGMQVRSDIGLRALNHAQAGRTVADPFR; encoded by the coding sequence ATGAGGATCCTGATCGTGGGTTCGGGGGGACGGGAGCACGCCATGGCGCTCAGGCTCGTCTCGGGGGACAGGCCCGTCGAGCTGTTCGCCGCGCCGGGGAGCGACGCCATCGCGGCGCTCGGGACCTGCCTGCCCTTCGGGGCCGAGGACGTGGCGGGCATCGCCGCCTGGTGCGGGGAGCACCGGCCCGGCCTTGTCGTCGTCGGGCCCGAGGCGCCCCTGGTGGCGGGCCTGGCCGACGCCGTCCGGGCCCTGGGGATTCCCGTCTTCGGGCACGACGCCGCCACGGCCCGCCTGGAGGGGAGCAAGGCCTTCGCCAAGGCCTTCATGGAAGCCCACCGCATCCCCTGCGCCCGCAGCCTGACCTTCTCCGAGCCCGGGCCCGCCCGCGCCGCCGTGGAGGCCTGGGAATGGGGCCTCCCCATCGTCCTGAAGGCCGACGGCCTCGCCGCGGGCAAGGGCGTCGTCCTCGCCGCCTCCCGGGAGGAGGCCCTGGCCACCCTCGACGCCTTCATGGCGGGCCAGTTCGGCGACGCCTCCCGCACCGTCGTGCTTGAGGAGCCCCTCACGGGCATGGAGCTCAGCCTCCACGTCCTGGTGGACGCGGGCCCGGACCGGGCCGCCTACGCGATGCTGCCGCCCTGCCAGGACCACAAGCGCATCGGCGACGGGGACCAGGGCCCCAACACGGGCGGCATGGGGGCCTTCGGGCCGATCCCGTTCCTGGCCCCGGAGGACCTGGAGCGCATGCGCGCGGAGCTGGTGGAGCCCACCGTCCGCGGCCTGCGGGCCGAGGGCCTCGCCGGGCGCGGCGTGCTCTTCCTCGGGGTGATGTGGACCCCCGCGGGGCCGAAGCTCCTGGAATACAACGTGCGGTTCGGCGATCCCGAGACCCAGGTGCTCATGCAGCTCCTGGACGAGGACCTGGCGGGCCTCCTCCTGGAGGTCGCCGAGGGAAGGCTGGAGGGCCGGGCCCTCCGCCTGCGGCCGGGCTGCGCGATCTCCGTGGTCCTCGCCGCCGAGGGCTATCCCGGCACGCCCCGCAAGGGGGTGCCCATCGACCTGGGCGCGCCGGAGGGCGTGACGGTCATCCACGCCGGCACCCGCCGCACCCCCCAGGGGTGGGTGACGGATGGCGGACGGGTGCTCAATCTGGCCACCACCGCACCGGATCTGGCCGCCGCCCGGGCCCGAATCGCCGCCGCCCTCGCCGAGGTCCGATGGCCCGGCATGCAGGTCCGGTCGGACATCGGCCTCCGGGCCCTGAACCACGCCCAGGCCGGGCGCACGGTGGCCGACCCCTTCCGCTGA
- a CDS encoding tetratricopeptide repeat protein has translation MPRQWLRLLDPEIHELRQEEGKSISASLHYGRALNFRSVHEDAQEVLDRALALERTDGDLWFERVMAQGDHGTPADLEALYKELAVLCTERPRDAAVMRNMGFVRILQQRMEDAERLLRQALAADGADAKTLELLGLLCIQQENPQEGKAWLLKALTLQPRDPRTLRLLGLTCMDLGDLKTAETQFLAALEQEREYFWGWHSLGELLLKRGELEEGMRCIHRARSITPREPASYFILAELFSEQGHLELAQGELHQLTSMTAPPEVLGEAYAMLGELRRDLGDAEGATSYFSLATETSPASAEPWAALGDMARAASRWDEALTCYGEALKRRPGAADLRVQCGYAHLHLASHDEAVADFQAALQADPGEYSAFLGLSECYRALGRGEDQLQMVARAMELAPEDPDVWNARGVALEVAGRNVEATEAYERSLALFPMHRKAANNLGFLLEKRMAAGEAGLRERATEAWKRRLLICRDEGQSLKMATEHLAKLGVGDDTIRRWLERDPAPGS, from the coding sequence ATGCCCCGTCAATGGCTCCGGCTGCTGGACCCTGAAATCCACGAGCTGCGTCAGGAAGAAGGCAAGTCGATATCCGCAAGCCTGCACTACGGCCGCGCCCTGAACTTCAGGAGCGTCCACGAGGACGCCCAGGAGGTCCTGGACCGCGCCCTCGCCCTCGAAAGGACGGACGGCGACCTGTGGTTCGAACGGGTCATGGCCCAGGGCGACCACGGCACCCCCGCCGACCTCGAGGCCCTCTACAAGGAACTGGCCGTCCTCTGCACCGAACGGCCCCGCGACGCCGCGGTGATGCGCAACATGGGCTTCGTCCGCATCCTCCAGCAGCGCATGGAGGACGCGGAGAGGCTGCTGCGCCAGGCCCTGGCCGCGGACGGCGCGGACGCCAAGACCCTCGAGCTCCTGGGGCTCCTGTGCATCCAGCAGGAGAATCCGCAGGAGGGCAAGGCCTGGCTCCTCAAGGCCCTCACCCTCCAGCCCCGGGATCCCCGCACCCTGCGCCTCCTGGGCCTGACCTGCATGGACCTGGGCGACCTGAAGACGGCGGAGACGCAGTTCCTCGCGGCCCTCGAGCAGGAGCGCGAGTACTTCTGGGGCTGGCACAGCCTCGGCGAACTGCTCCTCAAGCGCGGGGAGCTGGAGGAGGGCATGCGGTGCATCCACCGCGCCCGCTCCATCACGCCCCGCGAGCCCGCCAGCTACTTCATCCTCGCGGAACTGTTCTCCGAGCAGGGGCACCTCGAGCTGGCCCAGGGCGAGCTGCACCAGCTCACCTCCATGACCGCGCCCCCGGAAGTGCTCGGCGAGGCCTACGCCATGCTGGGCGAGCTCCGCCGCGACCTGGGCGACGCGGAAGGCGCCACCTCGTACTTCTCCCTGGCCACCGAGACGTCGCCGGCCTCCGCCGAGCCCTGGGCCGCCCTGGGCGACATGGCCCGGGCCGCCTCCCGCTGGGACGAGGCCCTGACCTGCTACGGCGAGGCCCTCAAGCGCCGTCCCGGCGCCGCGGATCTGCGGGTGCAGTGCGGGTACGCCCACCTCCACCTGGCCAGCCACGACGAGGCCGTGGCCGATTTCCAGGCCGCGCTCCAGGCCGACCCGGGCGAGTACAGCGCCTTCCTGGGCCTCTCCGAGTGCTACCGCGCCCTCGGACGCGGCGAGGACCAGCTCCAGATGGTGGCCCGCGCCATGGAACTGGCGCCGGAGGATCCGGACGTGTGGAACGCCCGGGGGGTGGCCCTGGAAGTGGCCGGCCGCAACGTGGAGGCCACCGAGGCCTACGAGCGCTCCCTCGCGCTCTTCCCCATGCACCGCAAGGCCGCCAACAACCTCGGCTTCCTGCTCGAGAAGCGGATGGCCGCCGGCGAGGCCGGGCTGCGGGAGCGCGCCACCGAGGCCTGGAAGCGGCGCCTCCTCATCTGCCGGGACGAGGGCCAGAGCCTCAAGATGGCCACGGAGCACCTGGCGAAGCTGGGTGTTGGAGATGACACCATCCGCCGTTGGCTGGAGCGTGACCCCGCGCCCGGTTCCTGA
- a CDS encoding NAD(P)-dependent oxidoreductase — protein sequence MNTRILATSPLVGNALQELGARFPELTIAPFRSIAWKMSLAHAEALVLLLSEPLTEADLDLAPRLKAVGTFSVAVNHLPVEACRRRGIEVVNTPGVLADATADLALTLLLSLTRRVREGELLARSGGWKGWAPDQLLGTSLAGKTCGILGGGPTGKAFARRAWALGMRPVFWDRENKGTPVDFGAGLARRLPLADLLPQSAVLSLHCPLTPETRGLLTMPMLLRLPEGAFILNTARGGILDEEAAIQLLHQGRLGGVGLDVYEGEPAINTGWLKAPRTVLLPHLGSATRETREAMARLLCDGIARTLGGKLG from the coding sequence ATGAACACCCGGATCCTGGCCACCTCCCCCCTCGTGGGCAACGCGCTGCAGGAGCTCGGCGCCCGGTTCCCCGAGCTGACCATCGCCCCCTTCCGCTCCATCGCGTGGAAGATGAGCCTCGCCCACGCCGAGGCCCTGGTCCTCCTCCTCTCCGAGCCCCTGACCGAGGCGGACCTGGACCTCGCGCCCAGGCTGAAGGCCGTGGGCACCTTCTCCGTGGCCGTGAACCACCTCCCGGTGGAGGCCTGCCGCCGCCGGGGCATCGAGGTGGTGAACACCCCGGGGGTCCTGGCCGACGCCACCGCGGACCTGGCCCTGACCCTCCTGCTCTCCCTCACCCGCCGCGTGCGGGAGGGGGAGCTCCTGGCCCGGTCCGGCGGTTGGAAGGGCTGGGCTCCGGACCAGCTCCTGGGGACCTCCCTGGCCGGCAAGACCTGCGGCATCCTGGGAGGCGGCCCGACCGGCAAGGCCTTCGCCCGCCGCGCCTGGGCCCTGGGCATGCGCCCGGTGTTCTGGGACCGCGAGAACAAGGGGACCCCCGTGGATTTCGGGGCCGGCCTCGCGCGGCGCCTGCCCCTGGCCGACCTGCTGCCCCAGAGCGCCGTGCTCTCCCTCCACTGCCCCCTGACGCCCGAGACCCGGGGCCTCCTCACGATGCCCATGCTCCTGCGGCTCCCGGAGGGCGCCTTCATCCTCAACACCGCCCGGGGCGGCATCCTGGACGAGGAGGCCGCCATCCAGTTGCTGCACCAGGGCCGCCTCGGAGGCGTGGGGCTGGACGTCTACGAGGGGGAGCCGGCCATCAACACGGGGTGGCTGAAGGCCCCGCGCACGGTCCTCCTCCCCCACCTCGGCAGCGCCACCCGGGAGACCCGGGAGGCCATGGCCCGGCTTCTTTGCGATGGCATCGCCCGGACCCTGGGAGGTAAGCTGGGGTGA
- a CDS encoding MoaD/ThiS family protein — translation MIQVQAFARYRGLLGFQAEAFPLPEPPTLEALLAHPRLAPLPADALLAVNQSFAPRTAPLRDGDEVALMPPVSGG, via the coding sequence ATGATCCAGGTCCAAGCCTTCGCCCGTTACCGCGGCCTCCTGGGCTTCCAGGCCGAGGCCTTCCCCCTGCCCGAGCCGCCCACCCTGGAGGCCCTCCTGGCCCACCCCCGCCTGGCCCCGCTGCCCGCGGACGCCCTGCTGGCGGTCAACCAGTCCTTCGCGCCGAGGACCGCCCCGCTCCGGGATGGGGACGAGGTGGCGCTCATGCCCCCGGTGAGCGGCGGCTGA